A single window of Pseudomonas lijiangensis DNA harbors:
- a CDS encoding NADP-dependent oxidoreductase, which yields MNTIQRAVVIRAYGGADAAQVAEIEKPTPGQGQVLVRVRAAGVNGIDWKVREGHVRNAFPLSLPIVLGAEMAGVIDAVGPGASRFSVGDRVMGAMGGLGAYAEFVAVSEASLSPTPEALDDVQAAAMPVAAVAAWNSLHHAGPIFAGQRVLIHGAAGGLGAYAVQYAKRAGAEVIATAGTADLNYVRSLGADEVIDYQSQRFENLVRNIDLVLDYVGGEVLDRSWQVLAQNGVVVGTSSPDILARTPANRRSLWFMNKPDPQLLETLAREVASGTLQSRIGDVVGFSDIPKAIERNRTVSRTGKVVADFTY from the coding sequence ATGAACACCATCCAACGCGCTGTAGTTATCCGGGCCTACGGCGGCGCTGACGCCGCACAAGTTGCCGAGATCGAGAAGCCGACACCAGGGCAAGGCCAGGTTCTGGTTCGGGTCCGAGCCGCTGGCGTGAACGGTATTGACTGGAAAGTTCGCGAAGGTCATGTGCGCAATGCCTTCCCGCTTTCATTGCCTATCGTGCTGGGCGCCGAGATGGCCGGGGTGATCGATGCGGTGGGGCCTGGTGCATCTCGTTTCAGTGTGGGAGACCGTGTCATGGGAGCCATGGGCGGACTGGGCGCGTACGCTGAATTCGTGGCCGTCAGCGAAGCGAGCCTTTCTCCTACTCCTGAGGCACTGGACGACGTACAGGCGGCTGCCATGCCTGTAGCTGCCGTTGCAGCCTGGAACAGTCTTCATCACGCAGGGCCGATCTTTGCAGGTCAGCGAGTCCTGATTCATGGCGCAGCAGGTGGGTTAGGCGCTTATGCCGTGCAGTACGCCAAGCGTGCGGGCGCCGAGGTCATCGCCACGGCGGGTACTGCCGACCTGAATTACGTGCGTAGCCTTGGCGCCGACGAGGTCATTGACTACCAGTCTCAACGCTTCGAAAACCTCGTCCGGAATATTGACCTGGTGCTCGACTACGTCGGGGGCGAGGTACTGGACCGTTCGTGGCAGGTGTTGGCGCAGAACGGCGTGGTTGTCGGCACGTCATCGCCCGACATCCTCGCCCGAACGCCCGCGAATCGCCGAAGCCTTTGGTTCATGAATAAACCGGATCCTCAATTGCTGGAGACACTGGCCAGGGAAGTAGCCAGCGGCACGCTTCAGTCGAGGATCGGTGACGTAGTTGGCTTTTCTGATATCCCCAAGGCAATCGAACGCAATCGCACCGTTTCACGGACGGGCAAGGTCGTTGCGGATTTCACTTACTGA
- a CDS encoding GreA/GreB family elongation factor codes for MSRAFVNEDNAAAEASQPVERLISEHPNYVTAHGLLLLQQQVNELQAQHSAQTALGDSADKQRLADLERDLRYFTQRLQSAQVVTPAISTDQVQIGSWVTFADERDNRQRVQLVGEDQADAAKGLINWSSPLGRALLGTQLGDEVLWKRPAGDQIIEIVLIEPDDGAAGA; via the coding sequence ATGAGTCGCGCTTTCGTCAATGAAGACAACGCCGCCGCAGAGGCCAGTCAACCGGTCGAGCGTCTGATCAGCGAACACCCCAATTACGTCACTGCCCACGGACTCCTGCTGCTGCAACAGCAAGTCAATGAATTGCAGGCACAGCACAGCGCCCAGACGGCTTTGGGGGACAGCGCCGACAAACAGCGTCTGGCCGACCTTGAGCGGGATCTTCGCTATTTCACCCAGCGTCTGCAGAGTGCGCAGGTGGTTACGCCGGCCATCTCGACCGATCAGGTGCAGATCGGTAGTTGGGTGACGTTCGCGGATGAAAGGGACAACCGTCAGCGGGTGCAACTGGTCGGTGAGGATCAGGCCGATGCCGCCAAGGGATTGATCAACTGGAGTTCGCCACTGGGGCGTGCATTGCTGGGGACGCAACTGGGAGACGAGGTGCTATGGAAGCGCCCGGCCGGGGATCAGATCATCGAGATCGTATTGATCGAACCCGATGATGGAGCGGCCGGGGCTTAG
- a CDS encoding sensor domain-containing protein, producing the protein MLALLLWQLLEQFHQTQERQRQRSLDYSTQLADRLSLNMALSAQITMNLLDEGTPSRNEIAPQKHTLQRLRETVPSLRSVAWLSPQGDVIRDSAETTLDGAFLKSALQQAVGRPYYYTSSEDGLQIYMFVHQADGLGGAYWAVRMAPDALKALIQQPSQDFQHLWRLENRLTQRVILRDASMQTDSGQAESVLLQPLSNSDWQLHGLFDAHKARQELIAPLIVKCVVGLLFSLLPLAAILSMRRRQRQLLKSRRRYQDIFEGAGVAICVLDMSNLPEQLETFQIRTTEDFDHFIETQPVLLKRLLQQIRITEVNQVALSLLNIKCGDEAWQQLIEGESRKRPGIGTQVIQAVLNRQQRLELEIRLTRESGQDQHLWLVLRLPETRSDHDAVILSIGDITSRKQIELSLQERERFWSDVVRTVPDHLYVQDVLSQRMIYSNHHLGQTLGYSKSELHAMGEFFWEILLHPEDAQSYQDMRLRQRHHGHNELLQCALRFRHKDTTWRCFDIREQALTRDKEDLVTRIIGVAKDITRQVEASQSLRDSEQRYRMLAESISDVIFSTDRLLEVNYVSPSVQSVLGYEADWVIQNGWGSTVANPQQLSGFYNLIARIKRVLDNPPELAKLRSAVPTQLYLFDCLRADGRKIPVELRLVLVWDEHGTFEGILGVGRDISTQRRAEKDLRMAATVFEHSTSAILITDPAGYIVQANDAFTRVSGYDVSEVLDQLPNMLTVDREQEAHLRYILKQLNQRGTWEGEVWLKRRNGEHYPAWVGITAVVDDEGDLASYVCFFSDISERKASEQRIHRLAYYDALTHLPNRTLFQDRLYSALQHAERQQAWVVLMFLDLDRFKPINDSLGHAAGDRMLKEMATRLLACVADDDTVARMGGDEFTLLLQPGATREIALNRAIHVAEQILNSLITPFVLEGREFFVTASIGIALSPQDGNELSQLMKNADTAMYHAKERGKNNFQFYQTDMNATALERLELESDLRHALEQQEFTIYYQPQFSGDGKRLTGAEALLRWRHPRRGLVPPSEFIPVLEELGLVVEVGDWVLAEACRQLKSWHQAKVRVPKVSVNISARQFSDGQLGKRIARMLGETGLPPACLELELTESILMREVNEAMQMLDGLKNLGLSIAVDDFGTGYSSLNYLKQFPIDVLKIDRTFVDGLPSGEQDAQIARAIIAMAHSLNLAVIAEGVETHEQLEFLREHGCDEVQGYLFGRPMPASQFEAQFSNDALFMFD; encoded by the coding sequence ATGCTTGCACTGCTGTTGTGGCAACTGCTCGAGCAGTTTCACCAGACACAGGAGCGCCAGCGTCAGCGCAGTCTCGACTACAGTACGCAACTCGCAGACCGCCTGAGCCTCAACATGGCCCTGAGCGCGCAGATCACCATGAACCTGCTGGATGAGGGAACGCCATCCAGAAACGAGATCGCGCCTCAGAAACATACCCTGCAAAGGCTGCGAGAAACCGTACCGTCCTTGCGCAGCGTGGCATGGCTCAGTCCTCAGGGCGATGTGATCCGCGACAGCGCCGAAACCACACTGGACGGTGCATTTCTCAAGAGCGCGCTCCAGCAGGCAGTGGGTCGGCCTTATTACTACACCAGTTCCGAAGATGGTCTGCAGATCTACATGTTCGTGCATCAGGCCGACGGCCTCGGCGGCGCCTACTGGGCCGTACGCATGGCGCCGGATGCTCTCAAGGCACTGATACAGCAACCCAGCCAGGACTTTCAGCATCTGTGGCGGCTCGAAAACCGCCTGACCCAGCGAGTCATCCTGCGCGACGCATCGATGCAGACCGATTCAGGGCAGGCCGAAAGCGTATTGCTGCAACCCTTGAGCAACAGCGACTGGCAACTGCACGGCCTGTTCGATGCACACAAGGCACGTCAGGAGCTGATTGCGCCCCTGATCGTGAAATGCGTGGTCGGCCTGCTGTTTTCACTCCTGCCCCTGGCCGCCATTCTCAGCATGCGCCGCCGCCAGCGCCAACTGCTGAAAAGTCGCCGCCGTTATCAGGATATTTTCGAAGGCGCAGGCGTTGCCATCTGCGTACTGGACATGTCCAACCTGCCTGAGCAGCTCGAAACCTTCCAGATCCGTACCACAGAAGACTTCGATCACTTTATCGAGACACAACCGGTGCTGCTGAAGCGACTGCTGCAGCAGATACGCATCACAGAGGTCAATCAGGTTGCCCTGAGCCTGTTGAATATCAAATGTGGCGATGAAGCCTGGCAGCAACTGATAGAAGGCGAGTCGCGCAAGCGGCCCGGCATCGGCACCCAGGTGATTCAGGCGGTCCTGAACCGGCAGCAACGACTCGAACTGGAAATCCGCCTCACCCGTGAGTCCGGCCAGGACCAGCATCTATGGCTGGTATTGCGCTTGCCTGAAACCCGCTCCGACCATGACGCCGTCATCCTGAGCATCGGCGACATCACCAGCCGCAAGCAGATCGAACTGTCATTGCAGGAGCGCGAGCGATTCTGGTCGGATGTGGTCCGCACCGTGCCCGATCATCTGTATGTCCAGGACGTGCTCAGCCAGCGCATGATCTACAGCAACCACCATCTGGGGCAGACGCTGGGCTACAGCAAGAGCGAACTGCACGCCATGGGCGAGTTTTTCTGGGAAATCCTGCTGCACCCCGAGGATGCCCAAAGCTATCAGGACATGCGCCTGCGTCAACGCCATCACGGTCACAACGAACTGCTGCAATGTGCCCTGCGCTTTCGCCACAAGGACACTACCTGGCGTTGCTTCGATATCCGCGAACAAGCCCTGACACGGGACAAGGAAGATCTGGTCACCCGCATCATCGGCGTCGCCAAGGACATCACACGCCAGGTCGAGGCCAGTCAGTCCTTGCGCGACAGCGAGCAGCGCTACCGGATGCTCGCCGAAAGCATCAGTGATGTGATCTTCTCCACCGACAGGCTGCTGGAAGTCAACTATGTCAGCCCATCGGTGCAAAGCGTTCTGGGCTACGAAGCCGACTGGGTTATCCAGAATGGCTGGGGCTCAACCGTTGCCAACCCGCAGCAACTCTCGGGCTTCTACAACCTGATAGCGCGCATCAAGCGAGTACTCGACAACCCTCCCGAACTGGCGAAGCTGCGCAGTGCCGTTCCCACCCAGTTGTACCTGTTCGATTGCCTGCGCGCCGACGGCCGCAAGATTCCGGTAGAACTGCGACTGGTTCTGGTCTGGGATGAGCACGGGACATTTGAAGGCATATTGGGCGTAGGCCGCGATATCAGCACCCAGCGCCGAGCCGAAAAAGACCTGCGCATGGCCGCAACGGTGTTCGAGCACTCGACCTCTGCCATCCTGATTACCGACCCCGCGGGCTACATCGTCCAGGCCAACGACGCCTTCACGCGGGTCAGCGGCTATGACGTATCGGAAGTGCTCGATCAATTGCCGAACATGCTCACCGTTGACCGGGAGCAGGAAGCCCATCTGCGCTACATCCTCAAGCAGTTGAACCAGCGCGGAACCTGGGAAGGCGAAGTCTGGCTCAAGCGCCGCAATGGCGAGCATTACCCGGCATGGGTCGGCATCACCGCCGTGGTCGATGATGAAGGCGATCTGGCCAGCTATGTGTGCTTCTTCAGCGATATCAGCGAGCGCAAGGCCAGTGAGCAACGCATTCACCGCCTGGCCTATTACGACGCCCTGACCCACCTGCCCAACCGCACACTGTTCCAGGACCGCCTGTATTCGGCCCTGCAACATGCAGAAAGACAGCAGGCCTGGGTCGTCCTGATGTTCCTGGACCTGGATCGCTTCAAGCCGATCAACGACTCCCTGGGCCACGCCGCCGGCGACCGCATGCTCAAGGAAATGGCCACCCGGCTGCTGGCCTGTGTCGCCGACGATGACACGGTCGCACGCATGGGCGGCGATGAGTTCACCCTGCTGCTGCAACCGGGAGCCACACGCGAGATCGCGCTCAATCGTGCGATCCACGTGGCCGAACAGATCCTCAACAGCCTGATCACGCCTTTCGTGCTGGAAGGCCGTGAGTTCTTCGTGACCGCCAGTATCGGCATCGCCCTCAGCCCGCAGGACGGCAACGAACTGAGCCAGTTGATGAAGAACGCCGACACCGCGATGTATCACGCCAAGGAGCGCGGCAAGAACAACTTCCAGTTCTACCAGACCGACATGAACGCCACGGCACTGGAACGCCTGGAACTGGAAAGCGACCTGCGCCATGCCCTGGAACAGCAAGAGTTCACGATCTACTACCAGCCTCAGTTCAGCGGCGACGGCAAACGCCTGACCGGCGCCGAAGCCCTGTTGCGCTGGCGGCACCCACGCCGCGGCCTGGTGCCGCCCAGCGAATTCATTCCGGTTCTAGAAGAACTCGGCCTGGTGGTGGAAGTCGGGGACTGGGTACTGGCCGAAGCCTGTCGTCAGCTCAAGAGCTGGCATCAGGCAAAAGTGCGGGTTCCCAAAGTGTCGGTGAACATTTCCGCCAGACAGTTCTCGGACGGCCAGCTCGGCAAGCGCATCGCCCGGATGCTGGGCGAAACCGGCCTGCCACCGGCGTGCCTGGAGCTGGAACTGACAGAAAGTATCCTGATGCGCGAAGTCAACGAAGCCATGCAGATGCTCGACGGCCTGAAGAATCTTGGCCTGAGCATCGCGGTCGATGACTTCGGCACCGGCTATTCATCGCTGAACTACCTCAAGCAGTTCCCGATCGACGTACTGAAAATCGACCGCACCTTCGTCGATGGCCTGCCATCGGGCGAACAGGACGCACAGATCGCCCGCGCCATCATCGCCATGGCCCACAGCCTGAACCTGGCGGTCATCGCCGAAGGCGTCGAAACCCACGAACAGCTGGAGTTCCTTCGCGAACACGGCTGCGACGAAGTCCAGGGCTACCTCTTCGGCCGCCCGATGCCGGCTTCGCAGTTCGAGGCGCAGTTCAGCAATGATGCGTTGTTCATGTTCGACTGA
- the ettA gene encoding energy-dependent translational throttle protein EttA — MAQYVFTMHRLSKVVPPKREILKNISLSFFPGAKIGVLGLNGSGKSTLLKIMAGVDTEFDGEARPMPELNVGYLPQEPQLDPNKTVREVVEEAVSVIKDAQARLDQVYAEYAEPDADFDKLAAEQAKLEAILQAGDGHNLERQLEVAADALRLPAWDAKVSVLSGGEKRRVALCRLLLSAPDMLLLDEPTNHLDADSVAWLEHFLHDFPGTVVAITHDRYFLDNVAGWILELDRGAGIPYEGNYSGWLEAKSDRLAQESKQQSAHEKAMKDELEWVRKGAKARQSKSKARLQRFEEMQSQEFQKRSETNEIYIPAGPRLGDKVIEFKNVSKGYGDRVLIDNLSFAMPKGAIVGVIGGNGAGKSTLFRMLMGKEAPDSGSIEIGETVQLACVDQSRDDLDGSKTVFQQISDGSDQIRIGNYEIPSRTYVGRFNFKGGDQQKFVKDLSGGERGRLHLALTLKEGGNVLLLDEPSNDLDVETLRSLEEALLDFPGAAIVISHDRWFLDRVATHILAYEDDSQAVFFEGNYTEYEADRKKRLGDAAAQPHRVRHKKLA, encoded by the coding sequence ATGGCTCAATACGTCTTTACCATGCATCGGCTGAGCAAAGTTGTGCCGCCGAAGCGGGAAATCCTGAAGAACATCTCCCTTTCCTTCTTCCCGGGCGCCAAGATCGGCGTGCTGGGTCTCAACGGTTCGGGTAAATCCACGCTGTTGAAAATCATGGCCGGCGTCGATACCGAGTTCGACGGCGAAGCACGTCCGATGCCCGAGCTGAATGTGGGTTATCTGCCGCAAGAGCCACAACTTGACCCGAACAAGACCGTCCGTGAAGTGGTCGAGGAAGCGGTCAGCGTCATCAAGGACGCTCAGGCCCGCCTGGATCAGGTCTACGCCGAATACGCCGAGCCGGATGCCGACTTCGACAAACTGGCAGCCGAACAGGCCAAGCTGGAAGCGATCCTGCAGGCTGGCGATGGCCATAACCTGGAGCGCCAACTGGAAGTCGCCGCCGATGCGCTGCGTCTGCCAGCCTGGGATGCCAAGGTGTCGGTGTTGTCCGGTGGTGAAAAACGTCGCGTTGCCTTGTGCCGCCTGCTGCTGTCCGCACCGGACATGCTGTTGCTCGACGAACCGACCAACCACCTGGATGCCGATTCCGTCGCCTGGCTTGAGCACTTCCTGCACGACTTCCCGGGCACTGTGGTCGCGATCACGCACGACCGTTACTTCCTGGATAACGTCGCTGGCTGGATTCTGGAACTCGACCGCGGTGCGGGCATTCCATACGAAGGCAACTATTCGGGCTGGCTGGAAGCCAAGTCCGATCGTCTGGCCCAGGAATCCAAGCAGCAGTCGGCCCATGAAAAAGCCATGAAAGACGAGCTGGAGTGGGTTCGCAAAGGTGCCAAGGCGCGTCAGTCCAAATCCAAGGCCCGTCTGCAACGCTTCGAAGAAATGCAATCTCAGGAATTCCAGAAGCGCAGCGAAACCAACGAGATCTACATTCCGGCCGGTCCGCGTCTGGGTGACAAGGTTATCGAGTTCAAGAACGTCTCCAAAGGCTATGGAGACCGCGTGCTGATCGACAACCTGTCGTTTGCCATGCCTAAAGGCGCCATTGTCGGCGTGATCGGTGGTAACGGTGCCGGTAAGTCGACTCTGTTCCGCATGCTGATGGGCAAGGAAGCACCGGACTCGGGCAGCATCGAAATCGGTGAAACCGTGCAACTGGCCTGTGTCGATCAGAGCCGTGACGATCTGGACGGCAGCAAGACCGTGTTCCAGCAGATTTCCGACGGTTCGGACCAGATCCGCATCGGCAACTACGAAATCCCGTCGCGTACCTACGTGGGGCGCTTCAACTTCAAGGGCGGCGACCAGCAGAAGTTCGTCAAGGACCTTTCCGGTGGTGAGCGCGGTCGCTTGCACCTGGCACTGACCTTGAAAGAAGGCGGCAACGTGTTGCTGCTCGACGAACCGTCCAACGACCTGGACGTTGAAACCCTGCGTTCTCTGGAAGAAGCCCTGCTGGACTTCCCGGGCGCCGCCATTGTGATCTCTCACGATCGGTGGTTCCTGGACCGTGTGGCCACCCACATCCTGGCGTACGAAGACGATTCGCAAGCGGTCTTCTTTGAAGGCAACTACACCGAATACGAAGCCGATCGCAAGAAACGTCTGGGCGATGCCGCAGCGCAGCCGCACCGAGTGCGCCACAAGAAGCTGGCTTGA
- the glyA gene encoding serine hydroxymethyltransferase gives MFSRDLTLAKYDSDLFAAMEQEALRQEEHIELIASENYTSPAVMEAQGSVLTNKYAEGYPGKRYYGGCEYVDVVEQLAIDRAKELFGADYANVQPHAGSQANSAVYLALLQGGDTILGMSLAHGGHLTHGASVSSSGKLYNAVQYGIDANGMIDYDEVERLAVEHKPKMIVAGFSAYSQVLDFARFREIADKVGAYLFVDMAHVAGLVAAGVYPNPVPFADVVTTTTHKTLRGPRGGLILARANADIEKKLNSAVFPGAQGGPLEHVIAAKAVCFKEALQPEFKAYQQQVVKNAKAMAGVFIERGFDVVSGGTENHLFLLSLIKQDISGKDADAALGRAFITVNKNSVPNDPRSPFVTSGLRFGTPAVTTRGFKEAECKELAGWICDILADLNNEAVIDAVREKVKAICAKLPVYGA, from the coding sequence ATGTTCAGCCGTGATTTGACTCTCGCGAAGTACGACTCCGATCTTTTTGCCGCAATGGAACAGGAAGCCCTGCGCCAGGAAGAGCACATCGAACTGATTGCCTCGGAAAACTACACCAGCCCGGCTGTCATGGAGGCTCAGGGCTCGGTCCTGACCAACAAGTACGCTGAAGGCTATCCGGGCAAGCGCTACTACGGTGGCTGCGAGTACGTCGACGTCGTTGAGCAACTGGCAATCGACCGCGCCAAAGAGCTGTTCGGCGCTGATTACGCCAACGTCCAGCCACACGCTGGCTCCCAGGCGAACTCCGCTGTTTACCTGGCTCTGCTGCAAGGCGGCGACACCATCCTGGGCATGAGCCTGGCTCACGGCGGTCACCTGACCCACGGCGCCAGCGTCAGCTCCTCGGGCAAGCTGTACAACGCCGTTCAGTACGGTATCGATGCCAATGGCATGATCGACTACGACGAAGTCGAGCGTCTGGCTGTCGAGCACAAGCCAAAAATGATCGTGGCCGGTTTCTCTGCCTACTCCCAGGTTCTGGACTTCGCCCGTTTCCGCGAAATCGCTGACAAGGTCGGTGCCTACCTGTTCGTCGACATGGCCCACGTAGCCGGTCTGGTTGCCGCTGGTGTCTACCCGAACCCGGTTCCATTCGCCGACGTGGTCACCACCACGACCCACAAAACCCTGCGCGGCCCACGCGGCGGCCTGATCCTGGCTCGTGCCAATGCCGACATCGAGAAGAAGCTGAACTCGGCAGTATTCCCTGGCGCACAGGGCGGCCCACTGGAGCACGTCATCGCGGCCAAGGCTGTCTGCTTCAAGGAAGCACTGCAACCTGAGTTCAAGGCCTACCAGCAACAAGTGGTCAAGAACGCCAAGGCCATGGCTGGCGTGTTCATCGAGCGCGGTTTCGACGTGGTTTCCGGCGGTACTGAAAACCACCTGTTCCTGCTGTCGCTGATCAAACAGGACATCTCCGGTAAAGACGCAGACGCCGCCCTGGGCCGCGCCTTCATCACCGTGAACAAGAACTCCGTCCCGAACGACCCACGCTCCCCGTTCGTCACCTCCGGCCTGCGCTTCGGCACCCCGGCAGTGACCACTCGCGGCTTCAAGGAAGCAGAGTGCAAGGAACTGGCAGGCTGGATCTGCGACATCCTGGCTGACCTGAACAACGAAGCGGTAATCGACGCCGTTCGTGAGAAAGTGAAAGCCATCTGCGCAAAACTGCCGGTTTACGGCGCTTGA
- a CDS encoding NmrA family NAD(P)-binding protein, whose translation MSILVIGATGTIGSLITQGLAGAGTEVKALVRQAGKREFPVGVTEVVADLTDVASMRVALSSVRTLFLLNAVTPDEVTQALITLNLAREAGIERIVYLSVIHADRFTNVPHFTGKHTVERMIESLDMPATVLRPAYFMQNDRMVQQTIQNYSVYPMPIGAAGVSMIDARDIADVAVAELLRRDKAPAALERITLELVGPQALTGASVANIWSAALGREITYGGDDVAAFEGQLASYGPTWLAYDMRLMMAGIQTFGMQSTQGTVEKLQAIIGRPLRTYEDFVREAIAED comes from the coding sequence ATGAGCATTCTGGTTATTGGTGCCACGGGCACCATTGGTTCACTGATCACTCAAGGCCTTGCTGGTGCAGGCACCGAGGTGAAAGCCCTTGTGCGTCAAGCGGGTAAGCGGGAATTCCCGGTTGGCGTCACTGAAGTTGTCGCAGACCTCACTGACGTAGCGTCGATGCGCGTTGCGCTCTCGTCGGTACGCACGCTGTTCCTGCTCAATGCAGTGACGCCTGATGAGGTCACCCAAGCGCTTATCACGCTGAACCTTGCTCGCGAGGCGGGAATTGAGCGCATTGTTTATCTGTCGGTGATTCATGCCGACAGGTTCACCAATGTCCCGCACTTCACCGGCAAGCATACGGTTGAGCGCATGATCGAAAGCCTCGACATGCCTGCCACTGTCCTGCGGCCAGCGTACTTCATGCAAAACGACCGCATGGTCCAACAGACTATTCAGAATTACTCGGTATATCCAATGCCGATCGGCGCAGCGGGTGTGTCGATGATTGATGCACGCGATATCGCTGATGTCGCGGTTGCCGAGTTGCTGCGACGCGACAAAGCACCCGCTGCGCTGGAACGTATAACGCTGGAACTGGTTGGGCCGCAAGCGCTTACCGGTGCGTCCGTGGCGAATATCTGGAGCGCTGCTCTGGGCCGCGAGATCACGTACGGGGGTGATGACGTAGCCGCTTTTGAAGGGCAACTGGCTTCGTATGGTCCCACTTGGCTGGCTTATGACATGCGGCTCATGATGGCGGGTATCCAGACTTTCGGGATGCAGTCCACTCAAGGCACGGTAGAAAAGCTTCAGGCCATCATTGGGCGCCCGCTGCGCACCTACGAAGACTTCGTGCGCGAGGCTATTGCCGAGGATTGA
- a CDS encoding Lnb N-terminal periplasmic domain-containing protein, whose amino-acid sequence MLKRLAYLALFVCAPLSAAPHPSADRLQQLANEPFWLSLGHYEAGKLGGWRSYVDDPKFFLAADGAHDPKAELSATLAALYAPVGNEQAHAQCVYPSRTRWLRDQLQLTDLPAVDCKDFKAWFKDVAPDSTVLIFPAAYLNSPSSMFGHTLLRIDPASAKTSGTTLLSYAINFGAYIEGMDNSILYAWKGLMGGYPGLFALVPYQEKLSEYRSLENRDLWEYRLNLTSEETQRMVEHVWELKQIRFSYFFFDENCSYRLLELLEVARPGLKLTNQFELTAIPTDTVKAIKAAGLVEKIDYRPSRERELLSRAEPLSQDEQEWVLKVSADQTQLKDSQYQALPKERRALIQDAAYRLERYRANGLERDSARSQRSFELLQAINQNPPAQLDIQRPGLPEEGHESRTWQLGVGSRNDRAFAEYGLRMAYHDLNDNAYGFPLGAQIEILQLKLRQYEGNDWQVQQLDLATIRSLTPRNTLLKPWSWQVTGGLERVPGKHGDENLVSHVNGGAGGTWKLGEEVLGFALGTVRVEHNNDFSEFISPAAGFNTGLLWRNPLGNLSLEAKGDYFTNGEVRRSISLNQQWELSRNLGLRLSAQREFSQLATPQNEVMLEVKWYHY is encoded by the coding sequence ATGCTCAAACGTCTTGCGTATCTGGCGCTGTTTGTCTGTGCCCCGTTATCTGCCGCCCCACATCCGAGCGCAGACCGTTTGCAGCAACTGGCCAATGAGCCCTTCTGGCTTTCTCTGGGCCACTACGAAGCTGGCAAGCTGGGCGGCTGGCGCAGTTACGTCGACGACCCGAAATTCTTTCTCGCTGCCGACGGTGCCCATGACCCGAAGGCAGAGCTGAGCGCAACACTTGCGGCCCTTTACGCACCTGTCGGCAACGAACAGGCACATGCCCAGTGCGTCTATCCGTCCCGCACCCGCTGGCTGCGCGACCAATTGCAACTCACCGATCTGCCTGCCGTGGACTGCAAGGATTTCAAGGCGTGGTTCAAGGATGTGGCACCGGACAGCACAGTGCTGATTTTCCCGGCGGCCTATCTCAACAGCCCGTCCTCGATGTTCGGCCACACATTGCTGCGCATCGACCCGGCCAGCGCCAAGACCAGCGGCACAACGCTGCTCAGCTACGCCATCAACTTCGGTGCCTATATCGAAGGCATGGACAACAGCATTCTCTACGCCTGGAAAGGCCTGATGGGAGGTTATCCCGGCCTGTTTGCGCTGGTGCCCTATCAGGAAAAACTCTCGGAATACCGCAGCCTGGAAAACCGCGACCTGTGGGAATACCGGCTGAACCTGACCAGCGAAGAAACGCAGCGCATGGTCGAGCATGTCTGGGAACTGAAGCAGATCCGTTTCAGCTACTTCTTCTTCGATGAAAACTGCTCTTACCGCCTGCTGGAACTGCTGGAGGTGGCCCGGCCAGGCCTGAAACTGACCAACCAATTCGAGCTTACGGCCATCCCCACCGATACCGTGAAGGCGATAAAGGCCGCCGGGCTGGTGGAGAAAATCGACTACCGCCCTTCGCGCGAACGTGAACTGCTGAGCCGTGCAGAACCGCTGAGCCAGGACGAACAGGAATGGGTGCTGAAAGTCAGTGCCGACCAGACACAACTCAAGGACAGCCAATACCAGGCGCTACCCAAGGAGCGTCGCGCCCTGATTCAGGATGCGGCCTATCGCCTCGAACGCTACCGCGCCAACGGCCTGGAGCGCGATTCCGCCCGTTCGCAGCGCAGCTTTGAGCTCCTGCAAGCCATCAACCAGAACCCGCCTGCACAACTGGACATCCAGCGCCCCGGCCTGCCGGAAGAAGGACACGAGTCACGGACCTGGCAACTGGGCGTGGGCAGCCGCAACGACCGGGCTTTCGCCGAATACGGTCTGCGCATGGCCTATCACGACCTGAACGACAACGCCTACGGCTTCCCGCTGGGCGCACAGATCGAGATTCTTCAGCTCAAATTGCGTCAGTACGAAGGCAATGACTGGCAGGTGCAACAACTGGATCTGGCGACTATTCGCTCCCTGACACCCCGCAATACCCTGCTCAAGCCATGGTCATGGCAAGTAACAGGCGGACTGGAGCGCGTGCCGGGCAAACATGGCGATGAAAACCTCGTCAGCCATGTGAATGGCGGTGCCGGCGGTACCTGGAAACTGGGCGAAGAAGTGCTGGGCTTTGCCCTGGGCACCGTGCGGGTCGAGCACAACAATGACTTCTCGGAGTTCATCTCGCCAGCAGCCGGCTTCAATACCGGCCTGCTCTGGCGCAACCCGCTGGGTAACCTGAGCCTGGAGGCCAAGGGCGATTACTTCACCAATGGCGAAGTACGGCGCAGCATCAGCCTCAACCAGCAATGGGAGCTGTCCCGCAACCTGGGCCTGCGCCTGAGCGCCCAGCGCGAGTTCAGCCAGTTGGCCACGCCACAGAATGAAGTGATGCTTGAGGTGAAGTGGTATCACTATTGA